In Choloepus didactylus isolate mChoDid1 chromosome X, mChoDid1.pri, whole genome shotgun sequence, a genomic segment contains:
- the LOC119523433 gene encoding spindlin-2, whose protein sequence is MKTPHKKAALGQRTRSAVGGQTGSANMRKKKTSPKKQRGRPCFQSRRNIVGCRISHGWKEGDEPITQWKGTVLDQVPINPSLYLVKYDGIDCVYGLELHRDERILKLKILPDKVPFSRVRDVRLANTIIGKAVEHMFEGEHGSKDEWRGMVLAQAPIMKAWFYITYEKDPVLYMYQLLDDYKEGDLRIMPESNESPPAEREPEGVVDGLIGKHVEYTKEDGSKRTGKVIHQVKAKPSVYFIKFDDDFHIYVYDLVKKS, encoded by the coding sequence ATGAAGACCCCCCACAAAAAGGCAGCCCTAGGGCAGCGAACCAGGTCAGCTGTAGGTGGCCAGACTGGATCTGcaaatatgaggaagaaaaaGACCTCCCCAAAGAAGCAGAGGGGCAGACCTTGTTTCCAGTCCCGCAGGAACATCGTAGGCTGCAGAATTTCACatggatggaaggaaggtgatGAGCCCATCACTCAGTGGAAAGGAACCGTTCTGGATCAGGTGCCTATAAATCCCTCTCTTTATCTGGTGAAGTATGATGGAATTGACTGTGTCTATGGACTGGAACTTCATAGAGATGAAAGGATTTTAAAGCTTAAAATCCTTCCTGATAAGGTGCCATTTTCTCGAGTCAGAGACGTGCGCCTTGCAAATACCATAATTGGAAAAGCAGTAGAACATATGTTTGAGGGTGAACATGGTTCTAAGGATGAATGGAGGGGGATGGTCTTAGCCCAAGCACCTATCATGAAAGCCTGGTTTTATATTACCTATGAGAAAGATCCGGTCTTATACATGTACCAGCTTTTAGATGATTATAAAGAAGGTGACCTCCGTATCATGCCAGAGTCAAACGAGTCTCCTCCAGCAGAGAGAGAGCCAGAAGGAGTTGTAGATGGCCTGATAGGTAAACATGTGGAATATACCAAAGAAGATGGCTCCAAAAGGACAGGCAAGGTCATTCACCAAGTTAAAGCCAAACCCTCTGTGTATTTCATCAAGTTTGATGATGATTTCCACATCTATGTCTATGATTTGGTGAAAAAGTCCTAA